GATGTCCCTCAGTGGGATCAGGGACTTGAGCATCATCAACACTCCACCCGAAGATCGATATCCAATCCTCACCTATGTGGGGGAATACGATGAGACAATGGTGAGGGAGGCCATCCGGAGGGAACTCGAAAGGTGCGGTCAGATTTACTACGTTTATAACAGGGTGGAAACCATCGACAAGGTAGCCCAAAGGGTTAAGGGACTCGCACCCATGGCTAAGGTGGCCGTTGCCCATGGACAAATGCCCCAGCGTGAGTTGGAGAAGGTGATGTTGGATTTCTTGGACAAAAAATATGACGTCCTTGTATGTACCACCATAATTGAAGCGGGAATAGATATTCCATCCGTAAATACCTTAATTGTTGAGGAAGCTCAAGAACTCGGTCTCACTCAACTTTATCAGTTGCGGGGAAGGGTTGGTAGATCAAATCATCGCGCCTACGCTTATTTTTTCTTCAATCGAGACATACCTTTGACCTCGACGGCTTGTGATAGATTGAAAACTATCGGGGAACTCACGGAATTGGGATCGGGTCTTAAAATTGCCCTTCGTGACCTGGAGATACGAGGTGCTGGAAATCTATTGGGTCCCGAACAGCATGGTTATTTGCAGGCCGTGGGCTTCGATCTCTATTGCCAACTTTTACGCCAAGCTATAGAGCAACTCAAGGGCAAACCCGTGAAGAAACTTCTTGAGGTGCGCATCAATCTTCCGGTAAAGGCATATATCCCGGAGGAGTACATAAGGGAAGAAATCCTAAGGATAGAAGCTTACCGGCGCATAGCCTCCATCCAGGCTTTAGACCAGGCCCGAGAGGTTAAGGAGGAACTCCAGGATAGATACGGTCCCCTGCCCAGGGTGGTTCAGAATTTGGTCGAGATTTGCAGGATAAAAGCTCTGGCTCAGGAGGCGAGAGTATCGAACATTTCTTGGAAAGAAAACCGGCTCATGTTGCACGAGCTTTATTTGACCAAGGGTAGAGCCGTCGCATTGCAGAGAAAATATCCGAATTTAATGTACAAACCACACCTCAAGACCCTTTTAATTCGCATCGATGCAAGTGAGATTTTATCTTTCCTGGTGCGATTATTTAGTGATATAATACACCCATCTATCCAGAAGTTGAGGTTGTAAAGGAGGAAAAGTGAAGAAAGGATTTGCTCTATTAATTTTATTAGTTCTTTTCGCCACGAGCTTTTGTGGCTGTGCTAAGAAGGTGGCAGCGACGGTGAACGACGAGAAGATATACTTAAGTGAGGTAGAAAAGGAACTTGAAGTTTTGAAGGCCAAGCACGCAGAGTTATTTAAGGGAGCCAAGGGTAAAGAATACGAGAAGACTTTCAAAAAGAATATTCTCGATTCCATGATAGAAAAAGAACTCGGCATCCAGGAAGCAAAAAAGCAGGGCATCAGGGTCTCCGAAAAAGAGGTCGAATCCCGATATAACCAAATGAAGAAGATGTTCCCTTCCACAAAGTCCTTTGAAGAGGCCCTCAAAAAAGCCGGGCTGACTCCGAGTAAGTTTAAAGTACGCTTAAGAGAGCAACTTCTCATGGATAAAATCTGGACCAAGGTCACAAAGGGCATTGAGGTAAGCGAGGAAGAAATGGCGGAGTACTATGAAAAGAATAAGAATAGATTCAAGGAACCCGAAAAAGTAAAAACGAGACACATTCTTTTGGGAAGCGAGAAAGAGGCAAAGGATATTTTGAAAAAACTGAAAGACGGTGAGGATTTTGGCGAGTTAGCCAAAAAATATTCGATGGATAAAGCAACTAAGGATCAAGGTGGAAGCTTGGACTGGATGGCCAGGGAGCAATTGGCTCCGGAGTTTGCTGATGCCGCCTTTCGACTTAATCCTGGGGAAATAAGTGATGTGGTCAAAACACAGTATGGTTTTCACATCATAAAATTAGAGGAGAAAAAAACCGAACACCAAAAATCCTTCGAAGAGGTAAAGGATCAAGCCAAGCAGGAGTTGCTCCGAGAGAGACAAACGAAAAAGTATCAAGCCTGGGTTAAAAAATTGAGAAAGAAGGCGAAAATTAAGATTTACATCTAGTGAGTTCAAGGTTCAAGGTTCTAGGTGTAAGGTTCATGCGCATTGGTAACACTTAATTTTTACGGTGAACGATGTAAAGCTCATAGCTCAGTAGCTCGGAAGCTCAGAACCAACTCAATTTTTCACGGTGAACGGTGAACTTATATTCCCGATCTGAAGTGGGTTTGTAGATATGAAGGATAATTACACTTTTGAAAAGCTAGTTGAGATAATGTCCAAGTTAAGGGGTCCTTCGGGCTGCCCTTGGGATAAAGAGCAAACCCACAGGTCTTTAAAACGCCATCTCATCGAAGAAGCCTACGAGACCATAGAAGCCATAGACCGGGAGGATTTTACCCATCTCAAAGAAGAACTTGGTGATCTACTGCTGCAGATAGTTTTCCATGCCCAAATTGCCACAGAAGAGGAGAAATTCACCATTGAGGATGTTTTGGAGGATATCATCTCGAAGCTCATAAGACGTCATCCTCATATCTTCGCTGATGTTAAAGTGACATCTTCGCGGGAAGTTATCGCTCATTGGGAAGAGATCAAGGAAAAAGAAAGTGAGAAAGAATCCCTCCTGGCGGATATCCCAAGGTCATTACCGGCGCTTCTTTATGCCCTCAAGCTTCAGGGAAAAGCTGCATTGGTTGGCTTCGATTGGACTAGGAAAGAAGATATCATAGATAAGTTGGAAGAGGAAGTTAGGGAACTAAAGGTGGCTCTGGCTGGGAAAGGTGGCTTGGAGGACGAAATGGGAGACCTTTTGTTCACCGTGGTCAATGTGGCACGCCATTTGGACATCGATCCAGAAAGTGCCTTGAGAAGGGTGGCCAATAAATTTTGTCGCCGCTTTGAATACATGGAGAAAGAGGTTCGGAGCAAGGATAAAAATTTGAAGGATTTCTCCCTTAAGGAGCAGGATAAGCTCTGGGAAGAGGCGAAGAAAAGGTTGGAAAAGTGAGCAAAAGGGGCGATTGAGGTGGTAGCAATAACTGGAGTTTTTGCCAGGGAGATCCTAGATTCGCGAGGAAACCCCACCGTTGAGGTGGAAGTTTTTTTAGAGGATGGTTCATGGGGGAGGTTCGCCGTTCCCTCTGGGGCCTCCACGGGGACCTTTGAGGCTTTAGAGCTTCGAGACGATGACAGCGATAGATATTTGGGGGAAGGAGTACTTAAGGCGGTACGCAACGTAAATGAGATAATCGCCCCGACCATAGTGGGAATGGATGCTCTGGCTCAGCGAGAAATAGATCTTAAACTCATACATTTGGATGGCACGGAGAACAAGAGTAAATTGGGGGCAAATGCGATTTTGGGCGTATCCATGGCTGTTGCAAAGGCAACAGCCAATGCTTTGGATATTCCCCTCTATGAATACATCGGAGGGCCAAATGCCCACATTTTGCCCATTCCCATGATGAATATCTTAAATGGAGGAAGGCATGCCGACAACAATGTTGATATTCAGGAATTCATGGTAATACCCGTGGGTGCTGATTGTTTTAGAGAGGC
This window of the Actinomycetota bacterium genome carries:
- a CDS encoding peptidylprolyl isomerase, yielding MKKGFALLILLVLFATSFCGCAKKVAATVNDEKIYLSEVEKELEVLKAKHAELFKGAKGKEYEKTFKKNILDSMIEKELGIQEAKKQGIRVSEKEVESRYNQMKKMFPSTKSFEEALKKAGLTPSKFKVRLREQLLMDKIWTKVTKGIEVSEEEMAEYYEKNKNRFKEPEKVKTRHILLGSEKEAKDILKKLKDGEDFGELAKKYSMDKATKDQGGSLDWMAREQLAPEFADAAFRLNPGEISDVVKTQYGFHIIKLEEKKTEHQKSFEEVKDQAKQELLRERQTKKYQAWVKKLRKKAKIKIYI
- the mazG gene encoding nucleoside triphosphate pyrophosphohydrolase, producing the protein MKDNYTFEKLVEIMSKLRGPSGCPWDKEQTHRSLKRHLIEEAYETIEAIDREDFTHLKEELGDLLLQIVFHAQIATEEEKFTIEDVLEDIISKLIRRHPHIFADVKVTSSREVIAHWEEIKEKESEKESLLADIPRSLPALLYALKLQGKAALVGFDWTRKEDIIDKLEEEVRELKVALAGKGGLEDEMGDLLFTVVNVARHLDIDPESALRRVANKFCRRFEYMEKEVRSKDKNLKDFSLKEQDKLWEEAKKRLEK